From the Mya arenaria isolate MELC-2E11 chromosome 17, ASM2691426v1 genome, the window atgtggtcTGTTTGTACGATATTTTGACAATCTCGACATGTGTATGTTATAAATTCTAACGAATGAGGGCAGACAATTGCCCACAACGGAAATATGACGTTGAGAGACATGACGATCGTCGACACAACGGGAAATGCTTTACACACAAAGATGTCTTGTCGGATCAGATTACCCGGCAGTGaaaatttgcaataaaataaaagaaaacaaacagcAGACGCAAAGTCGTATTGCTACAGGATGGTGTTCAATGtcacaatgaaaaatacagggacaagcccagtagtcgacaCACCACCAATAAACCTTGTTCAAGGGCACAAGGCggtaattgttattgttatatatgCTTTGTCTGTTATTTCataagatattatttttatcctATGTCCTCATCCCCAGCGACTATGATGGCTATGAGGACTACGCAGACATTTCACAGCAGGAAAAGGAACGTCCGAAGGACAGcccaaataaatcaaaacagaGTCCACTGATAGGGGTCCTCACGCAGTCATTGATGTCCAACAGATCTAGCGACAGTCTGTTTGTTGACGTAGGTATGTACAGCCACAATgtagaaaaaaacgttattttaaataaggaaTGTATATGAAGTTATGAAcctatatattttttctttgacatgtttttgaaattagtTTCCAATTTAAAGCTTAAGTGTACGTTGAACGAAGCATATAAGGGCGCATAACTCGCACACCGACCTCATTTACCCAAACTATATCATCACTTGTTAAACCATCATTGAAGCAAACTAAAATTTTGGTCCGCTTTAAGGATTGCGGCAAGACTATCTTCTCCAGCGGTGTGGCGGGACTTCGTTAAAGTACTCATTTCCGGATGTTGACTACGCCTTTCTCGGATACGATCTTATGAAGGGATACCCACATGCCATTGGGAGCGATCCGGGATTCACCTTTCCGATTTTCAGAGCGGATTATTCCGAGCACCGGCACACAGGTGACTGTCGATTTTCCGTACCTCGTGGACTCGTTCTTATACCAGATGTCTCGTGCGTCGTCTCGTTTTCGTCATCAGTTGTTAAATCTGCCAGAGAGTTCGAACAATCGCTATCAGTTTCTGCAAGTGTAAGTGCCGGGGGGTGGGGAGTGCAGTTTTCGGCAAGTGCAGGATACCAGAAAGCTTCGTCAGAAATTTCAAAGAATGAGTATGTCTACATTATATCCAAAGCAACATGCAATTACTATAAAAGCAAACTCCAGGACGGAAAAACGCCACCATTTGATCCCACATTTCTACATTGGATACACAAGCTTAATAACTCGGACTCTGTAGGTGATTACTTGGATTTCTTTACCAAATACGGTACACATTATCCAAAGGAAATGACTTTCGGAGCAAGATTCATGAAGGAGCACAGAATGCAATCCAACGAGTACGAGACAAAGCAAAGTCAGGGAATAAATGTTGCGGTTCAGGCAAGCTACAACGGCCTATTTAGCGCGGGTGGTGGTTTTAATTTGGACTCCAG encodes:
- the LOC128224185 gene encoding uncharacterized protein LOC128224185 produces the protein MLCLLFHKILFLSYVLIPSDYDGYEDYADISQQEKERPKDSPNKSKQSPLIGVLTQSLMSNRSSDSLFVDVGLRQDYLLQRCGGTSLKYSFPDVDYAFLGYDLMKGYPHAIGSDPGFTFPIFRADYSEHRHTGDCRFSVPRGLVLIPDVSCVVSFSSSVVKSAREFEQSLSVSASVSAGGWGVQFSASAGYQKASSEISKNEYVYIISKATCNYYKSKLQDGKTPPFDPTFLHWIHKLNNSDSVGDYLDFFTKYGTHYPKEMTFGARFMKEHRMQSNEYETKQSQGINVAVQASYNGLFSAGGGFNLDSSQRQQASAFSKSVETTTITIGAAPPADGEANTWAATVQSNPVPSSYTLDTIENVFSEEYMGHLDVDYQRIRASMAQNKFVYWGMLQRAIGSDDFSFDTGEGVVIPNWYTEGDYRDERITFTDCVNTCQQLGSKQCDGISFCKNCIDRAWSICTIFRKSRNQDAFKFDERWQTIVYNGKLTLRDMTVADTTGNALDTKMSYVGSDSSAYGKAVNECDEGRKAFSNAKSYSYGMVFNTQFLLCKIYGDTKTLSLAKRKGFTTYIQA